The Candidatus Koribacter versatilis Ellin345 genome has a segment encoding these proteins:
- a CDS encoding helix-turn-helix domain-containing protein: MSLEASAYALNLQRCEDGAELSQAHKLLLLILANHHNPRSQDSWPSLPRLAEQCLCSEDTIRRSLDYLERHCTVLRVKPERQGRKMLTKYLLLGLDRRDLLAKKLTELASGKGSHGATLFSPAERVAEGSQNSPERVAEGSQKPPERVAEGLQKGSKVSGYEIENKESRSGTGTGTKAKGKEELEHHADGGSVSSNGNSQTNPNGNGAASSRMAKALAGWMEIKSALRVQLGEDLWQDLIRPLFLLHVMTDGKSLMVTMPRSTKLAARIRERMFTIQHVAQAHGYAVLLSWYPDDQDMQRMQREYPEIYAQWMNAAKDVRP, from the coding sequence GTGTCACTCGAAGCCTCAGCCTACGCGCTCAACCTGCAGCGATGTGAAGACGGCGCGGAGCTATCACAGGCGCACAAGCTGCTGCTGTTGATCCTGGCGAACCACCACAATCCACGCAGCCAAGATTCCTGGCCGTCGCTGCCGCGGCTGGCCGAGCAGTGCCTGTGCAGCGAGGACACGATCCGTCGCTCGCTCGATTACCTCGAGCGTCATTGCACCGTGCTTCGAGTGAAGCCAGAACGACAGGGCCGGAAGATGCTCACCAAGTACCTGTTGCTCGGGCTCGATCGGCGCGACCTACTGGCGAAGAAGCTGACAGAGCTTGCTTCAGGAAAAGGGTCGCATGGTGCCACCCTTTTTTCGCCCGCAGAAAGGGTGGCAGAAGGGTCGCAAAACAGCCCGGAAAGGGTAGCAGAAGGGTCGCAAAAACCACCCGAAAGGGTAGCAGAAGGGTTGCAGAAGGGTAGCAAGGTTTCCGGCTACGAGATTGAAAACAAAGAAAGTCGCTCGGGAACTGGAACTGGAACAAAAGCAAAGGGAAAAGAGGAACTGGAACATCACGCCGATGGCGGAAGCGTTTCGAGCAACGGCAACAGCCAAACCAACCCCAACGGCAACGGCGCGGCGTCGAGTCGGATGGCGAAAGCGCTGGCGGGCTGGATGGAAATCAAGAGCGCGTTGCGCGTCCAGCTCGGCGAGGACTTGTGGCAGGACCTGATTCGCCCGCTCTTCCTGCTGCACGTCATGACCGATGGCAAGAGCCTGATGGTCACCATGCCGCGATCGACGAAGCTGGCCGCCCGGATCCGCGAGCGAATGTTCACGATCCAGCATGTGGCGCAGGCCCACGGCTATGCCGTACTGCTGAGCTGGTATCCCGACGATCAGGACATGCAGCGGATGCAGCGCGAGTATCCGGAGATCTATGCGCAGTGGATGAACGCGGCGAAAGACGTGAGGCCATGA
- a CDS encoding GNAT family N-acetyltransferase has translation MDPLPVTVSEHLDAREAGCFNFVHDAIAEMTRRGMSEGLSAEELMGCSAICARYEGRLVGVLLFGDTERKAKAGLWVWFGFVDWKCRQQGVYRRLWAALVEIAKRDGRLLISGATHVDNSEMQLCAESLGRRKAAVLYEYDVE, from the coding sequence ATGGATCCTTTGCCTGTGACTGTCTCGGAGCACTTAGACGCGCGTGAGGCGGGCTGTTTCAACTTTGTGCACGATGCGATCGCCGAGATGACGCGGCGAGGTATGAGCGAAGGGCTTAGTGCTGAAGAGCTGATGGGTTGCTCCGCCATCTGTGCGCGTTATGAGGGCCGTCTTGTGGGCGTGTTGCTCTTTGGCGATACCGAGCGCAAGGCGAAGGCTGGCCTTTGGGTGTGGTTTGGGTTTGTGGATTGGAAGTGTCGGCAGCAGGGCGTGTATCGGCGACTGTGGGCTGCTCTCGTCGAGATCGCCAAGCGGGATGGTCGGTTGCTGATAAGCGGCGCGACGCATGTGGACAACTCAGAGATGCAGTTGTGCGCTGAGTCGCTCGGGCGTCGCAAGGCCGCTGTGTTGTACGAGTACGACGTGGAGTAG
- a CDS encoding helix-turn-helix domain-containing protein, translated as MTVRSFFPPGEPMLADVNLRADLLGLVRRLRVCGVSMLEGRIQFERLWIESALTDTSGNLCKAAVQLGLHRNTLSRKMKLLGIDARVFRVLRRKHVQSEKVTPYAVRVAGGAE; from the coding sequence ATGACCGTCCGCTCATTTTTCCCTCCCGGGGAACCGATGCTGGCCGATGTGAACCTGCGCGCGGATCTGCTCGGCCTGGTGCGTCGGCTTCGCGTGTGCGGTGTCTCGATGCTGGAGGGCAGGATCCAGTTCGAGCGCTTGTGGATTGAAAGCGCGCTCACCGATACCAGCGGCAACCTTTGCAAGGCGGCGGTGCAGCTAGGCCTGCATCGCAACACGCTCAGCCGGAAGATGAAGCTGCTCGGCATTGACGCTCGGGTTTTCCGCGTGCTCCGGCGTAAACACGTTCAATCCGAAAAGGTCACGCCGTATGCCGTGCGCGTGGCGGGCGGTGCGGAATGA